A stretch of the uncultured Cohaesibacter sp. genome encodes the following:
- the fdxA gene encoding ferredoxin FdxA, with protein MTYIVLDNCIKCKYTDCVEVCPVDCFYEGENFLVIHPDECIDCGVCEPECPAEAIKPDTEPGLEDWLKINAEYAEKWPNITASKPPMADAKKWDGVENKLQYLSPNPGEGD; from the coding sequence ATCGTCCTGGATAATTGCATCAAGTGCAAATATACCGATTGTGTTGAAGTCTGTCCGGTCGATTGTTTTTACGAGGGTGAAAACTTCCTCGTCATTCATCCCGACGAGTGCATTGACTGTGGTGTCTGTGAGCCGGAATGTCCGGCAGAGGCGATCAAGCCGGATACCGAGCCGGGCCTTGAAGACTGGCTGAAGATCAACGCTGAATATGCTGAAAAGTGGCCCAACATCACCGCCTCCAAACCGCCAATGGCTGATGCGAAGAAGTGGGACGGTGTCGAGAACAAGTTGCAATATCTCTCCCCGAACCCGGGTGAAGGGGATTGA
- a CDS encoding CarD family transcriptional regulator: MAIKKATQRQGFKINEFIVYPAHGVGQIVNIEEQEVAGLSLELFVINFEQDKMTLRVPIGKVASVGMRKLSDEDSVDKALVTVTGRARIKRTMWSRRAQEYEAKINSGDLQSIAEVVRDLFRSDTQPEQSYSERQLYEAALDRMAREVAAIRKLSGTEAVQLIEKNLAKGPRRGAAKTEQEEAAA, translated from the coding sequence ATGGCCATCAAAAAAGCCACCCAACGTCAGGGCTTTAAAATCAACGAATTCATCGTCTATCCGGCTCATGGTGTGGGCCAAATTGTCAATATCGAAGAGCAAGAAGTCGCAGGCCTGAGCTTGGAGCTTTTCGTTATCAATTTCGAGCAAGATAAAATGACCTTGCGCGTTCCCATTGGCAAAGTCGCTTCCGTCGGTATGCGGAAGCTCTCCGATGAAGATTCGGTTGACAAGGCGCTGGTGACGGTGACCGGGCGCGCTCGTATCAAGCGCACCATGTGGAGCCGCCGCGCGCAGGAATATGAGGCCAAAATCAACTCTGGTGATCTGCAGTCCATCGCAGAAGTCGTGCGTGACCTGTTCCGCTCAGACACCCAGCCGGAACAATCCTATTCCGAACGCCAGCTTTATGAAGCTGCTCTGGATCGTATGGCCCGAGAAGTGGCTGCGATTCGCAAGCTGTCTGGCACGGAAGCGGTTCAGTTGATCGAAAAGAATCTGGCCAAGGGGCCGCGCCGTGGCGCAGCCAAGACCGAGCAGGAAGAAGCTGCTGCCTGA
- a CDS encoding M48 family metalloprotease, which produces MSKQRLTRLRNAAIFGASLLLLAGCKSMLTSGNEPSISGVAPVNNSAIDDVEREIGRKEHPKIVKAYGGVYNNPRLELMVAKLVGRLVAASTEPNRPYRVTILNSPTVNAFALPGGYLYVTRGLIALANDKSELAAVLAHEMAHVTARHALARARARQNTELTSKVMDNMVGNNNARKASIKTRNLVTLASFSQVQELEADKQGIETTYRAGLDPFAASRFLSTMGQYAQFLTGRADNDPKANFLSSHPTTPQRIQTAIFTARRYGGPSVGTREREDYLEAIDGMLYGDAPDEGFVRGNSYIHPHLRIRFSLPNGYRLENTSKAVLAVAPDGTAMRFDGVSVSPDVPLTSYLTSGWVTGLLTGSIREQRIDGQPAVLAAAKAKGWTFRIAIIRVQSATYRFVFATTKPDSAYESAVAETINSFRTLSFQQAQAYKPLTIDIVTANAGDSPQKMAERMEGTKRKELLFQILNDIDETARLKRGQKVKLIRSSN; this is translated from the coding sequence TTGAGCAAACAGCGCCTGACCCGTCTGAGAAACGCAGCCATATTTGGCGCATCCCTTTTGCTTCTGGCTGGCTGCAAAAGCATGCTGACCAGCGGCAACGAACCGAGCATCTCCGGCGTTGCCCCTGTCAACAACTCGGCCATTGATGACGTTGAGCGGGAAATCGGCCGCAAGGAACACCCCAAGATCGTCAAGGCCTATGGCGGCGTTTACAACAATCCACGCCTTGAATTGATGGTTGCCAAACTGGTGGGCCGGCTGGTCGCCGCCTCCACAGAACCCAACCGCCCCTATCGGGTCACCATCCTCAACAGCCCGACCGTCAATGCTTTTGCACTGCCCGGTGGCTATCTCTATGTCACCCGTGGCCTGATTGCGCTGGCCAACGACAAATCCGAGCTGGCCGCCGTCCTTGCCCATGAGATGGCCCACGTGACTGCCCGCCACGCGCTCGCACGTGCCCGGGCACGACAGAATACCGAGCTGACGTCCAAGGTAATGGACAATATGGTCGGCAATAACAATGCAAGAAAGGCCTCAATCAAGACCCGCAATCTGGTGACCTTGGCCAGCTTCTCGCAGGTTCAGGAACTCGAAGCCGACAAGCAGGGCATCGAAACCACCTACCGCGCAGGGCTTGATCCCTTTGCTGCCAGCCGCTTTCTTAGCACCATGGGTCAATATGCGCAGTTTCTGACCGGTCGAGCAGACAATGACCCCAAGGCCAACTTCCTGTCCTCTCACCCGACCACACCACAACGCATCCAAACCGCGATTTTCACCGCCCGGCGCTATGGTGGCCCAAGTGTTGGCACCCGCGAACGCGAAGACTATCTCGAAGCGATCGATGGCATGCTGTATGGCGACGCGCCGGATGAAGGCTTCGTGCGGGGCAATTCCTATATCCACCCCCATTTGCGAATCCGCTTCTCACTGCCAAATGGCTATCGGCTGGAAAATACGTCAAAAGCCGTGCTTGCGGTCGCACCTGACGGCACCGCCATGCGCTTTGACGGAGTAAGCGTCAGCCCCGACGTGCCCCTGACCAGCTATTTGACGTCAGGCTGGGTGACAGGCTTGCTGACCGGATCGATTCGTGAACAGAGAATTGACGGCCAACCCGCAGTCTTGGCAGCGGCCAAAGCCAAGGGCTGGACCTTTCGAATTGCCATCATTCGGGTGCAATCCGCCACCTATCGGTTTGTCTTTGCCACCACAAAACCAGATTCCGCCTATGAAAGCGCGGTGGCCGAGACCATCAACAGTTTCCGCACCCTCTCTTTCCAACAAGCCCAAGCCTACAAGCCGCTGACCATTGATATCGTCACAGCAAATGCCGGCGACAGCCCTCAAAAAATGGCAGAACGCATGGAAGGCACGAAGCGAAAAGAGCTCCTGTTCCAGATTCTCAATGACATTGATGAAACCGCGCGCCTGAAACGCGGTCAAAAGGTAAAGCTCATCCGCTCATCAAACTGA
- a CDS encoding DUF6538 domain-containing protein has product MTNYLLKKRQRWYATLDVPKDVRGIINKTKFMKSLQTDDRRRALALCGPIVAAWKQQIENARGSDEIVAEASIWRSMLHDAKSAQEKAFIEERIVDRSYSIEELGFPKGVNDLDTARKLGSNTEDAERFHSIATGETIPLTHYMETWLSDTRVGEKTKDEYRAAFKDLAAEFQTVEEVSRRKASEFVRNKLSPGRAQDTVQKKLSAYSGHWKWLELNGYIPDDRRSPWDGLKPRKANEEALGRRAFTEPEASAVLAKALERHSKFPDDFHVVQLLAVTGLRLEEAARLRIRDCSDQGHAVWLHIREAKTKAGIRRVPVVCKTVMDMLRVRLEDREDEEYVFGNLVSKVYNKRSHTLSQRLGRSLRLVVKDESVVASHSWRHRARTLLEQGDINPWVSDWIMGHSRPGEGLNRYSKGPSDEQLIAAMKWVVLP; this is encoded by the coding sequence ATGACAAACTACCTTTTGAAGAAACGCCAGCGCTGGTATGCGACCCTTGATGTTCCCAAGGATGTGCGGGGTATCATCAATAAAACGAAGTTCATGAAGTCGCTGCAAACCGATGATAGGCGCAGGGCACTGGCTCTTTGTGGGCCAATTGTCGCCGCTTGGAAGCAGCAGATTGAGAATGCCCGTGGATCCGATGAGATTGTCGCTGAGGCGTCGATATGGCGCTCTATGCTGCATGATGCCAAATCTGCACAGGAAAAAGCCTTCATTGAAGAACGGATCGTTGATCGTTCATACTCCATCGAAGAGCTTGGTTTTCCTAAAGGCGTGAACGATCTGGACACTGCGCGAAAGCTTGGCTCCAATACAGAAGATGCCGAGCGCTTTCATAGCATTGCCACGGGAGAGACCATCCCACTCACCCACTATATGGAAACATGGTTGAGTGATACGAGGGTAGGGGAAAAGACGAAGGACGAGTACCGTGCAGCCTTCAAGGATCTGGCGGCTGAGTTCCAGACGGTTGAAGAAGTGAGCCGCCGAAAAGCGTCCGAGTTTGTCAGGAACAAGTTGTCGCCGGGGCGAGCGCAAGACACCGTTCAAAAGAAACTGTCAGCTTACAGTGGTCACTGGAAGTGGCTCGAACTGAATGGCTATATCCCGGATGACAGGAGAAGCCCTTGGGATGGATTGAAACCCCGAAAAGCCAATGAAGAGGCGCTGGGGCGTCGCGCATTCACCGAACCAGAAGCTTCTGCTGTTCTAGCCAAGGCCCTCGAGCGTCACAGCAAGTTCCCCGATGATTTTCATGTAGTCCAACTGCTGGCCGTAACAGGTCTGCGCTTGGAGGAAGCTGCACGGTTGCGAATAAGAGACTGTTCTGATCAGGGCCATGCTGTTTGGCTGCACATCAGGGAAGCTAAAACCAAGGCGGGGATCCGTCGAGTTCCTGTCGTCTGCAAGACAGTCATGGATATGCTGCGGGTGCGCCTAGAGGACCGTGAAGATGAAGAGTATGTCTTTGGGAACCTTGTCTCCAAGGTTTACAACAAGCGCTCTCACACGCTCTCTCAGCGTCTTGGGCGTTCGCTCAGGTTGGTTGTGAAGGACGAGAGCGTGGTTGCCAGCCATAGTTGGCGGCATCGGGCCAGAACCTTGCTGGAACAGGGTGACATCAACCCTTGGGTTTCTGACTGGATCATGGGCCATTCAAGGCCGGGTGAGGGGCTGAACCGATATTCGAAAGGGCCTTCTGATGAACAGCTTATTGCGGCCATGAAGTGGGTCGTGTTGCCCTAG
- a CDS encoding BRO family protein has translation MLKKHNTTPTVSTFSFQMNDKTGINLRALSIDNEPWFVAKDICDALGLNHTATALKKLDDFEKRVSGTHFGRGRRPIIVNESGLYKLIMRSDKPEAQSFQKWVTQAVLPAIRKDGMYVKGEEKVVTGEMSMEEMTLKVLEGLQSKVSRLTAEKNALTEDVTRKQFVIEEMHDQVGALSEDNAALEAVKAEMEPMVEGFQHFLSVDGTYNKEAVAKILGFPSAIKLNRWLSYMGIQSARKTWKGGREHIKYWYLRAGWVKRNDLFKTKTSTDVVRGTQVHI, from the coding sequence ATGCTGAAGAAACACAACACCACCCCAACTGTCTCTACGTTCTCTTTCCAGATGAACGACAAAACCGGGATCAACCTCCGTGCGCTTTCCATTGATAACGAGCCTTGGTTCGTGGCAAAGGATATTTGTGATGCTTTGGGATTGAATCACACTGCTACGGCATTGAAAAAACTGGATGATTTTGAAAAACGTGTATCCGGTACACATTTTGGGCGTGGTCGCCGTCCGATCATCGTCAATGAGTCTGGGCTTTACAAGCTCATCATGCGCTCCGACAAACCTGAAGCTCAGTCTTTCCAGAAGTGGGTAACTCAGGCAGTCCTCCCTGCGATCCGCAAGGACGGCATGTACGTGAAGGGTGAGGAGAAGGTCGTCACTGGTGAGATGTCGATGGAAGAGATGACCCTCAAGGTGCTCGAAGGGCTTCAGTCAAAGGTGAGCCGTCTGACCGCTGAGAAGAATGCTCTGACCGAAGATGTCACCCGAAAGCAATTCGTGATCGAAGAGATGCACGATCAGGTGGGCGCTCTGTCTGAAGACAATGCGGCACTCGAAGCCGTCAAGGCTGAGATGGAGCCAATGGTCGAAGGCTTCCAGCACTTCCTATCAGTGGATGGCACCTACAACAAAGAGGCAGTCGCAAAGATCCTTGGGTTCCCTTCAGCCATCAAGCTCAACCGTTGGCTCTCCTATATGGGCATCCAGTCCGCTCGCAAGACGTGGAAAGGTGGTCGGGAGCACATCAAATACTGGTACCTGCGGGCTGGCTGGGTGAAGCGCAATGACCTCTTCAAGACCAAGACCTCCACTGATGTCGTTCGGGGGACACAGGTTCACATCTAG
- a CDS encoding DEAD/DEAH box helicase family protein, which produces MMVTPIQTSTSNPIVDPDFYVSKMEQHWTDTLGNVSSQPLRDLWRRMCVIFNQQIDSFGKPEGKRIKVLPPPTGTGKSQGLAVYCSCLEENGHPGVLIVVRLKKQADDAAETINQLAGKPIALARHSDTSVTPEQVEQSPVIIITHKAYENGLDAVARGEPEQSAWSQFHKFQNGQRRLVVIDEALDLLQESKVTLEQAKYLHASLSSKHSAEEAPALDTLSRFVCAYEALTERNKDGREMVVDRDALKDFEPTSLTILRQSLKSKRLDKAMLGRDDKTENRRLIGHYSEVLRSIQAIIASWKIYGTKGEHYWLSTAKLILPEEEACGAVILDATANENVLYSLLPDKVDAPVQLPSNARSYQNVTLHISKGHRLGKGYLEDNAKAEVAKLMENLKEQGLTARKVLICCHKSVEPVVVLYQEHFESLATAHWGAIDGRNDWSSYDCVVIFGLPYRDDFFSANLFFAAQGPQSTEWLRQEEERKWRHFKDVRQAIKVSNLTTSVIQAINRVRCRRVIDDQGNCAPTDVYMLLPSDKTGTELLSDIKDHMPGIVETTWQLKAAKRAPKTSNHLEAFLTYLANMPVGKKSFTDIKRHIGFTRSASDFIKRKLKTPSDDLLEYLKVHQVTYETTGSRKGAQTWFEKAPA; this is translated from the coding sequence ATGATGGTCACCCCTATCCAAACATCCACCTCAAACCCAATCGTCGATCCTGACTTTTACGTTTCCAAAATGGAGCAGCACTGGACCGACACTCTCGGCAACGTGTCAAGCCAACCCCTTCGAGATCTTTGGCGGCGCATGTGCGTCATCTTCAACCAACAAATCGATAGTTTCGGAAAACCGGAAGGCAAGAGGATCAAAGTCCTACCGCCACCGACAGGAACCGGAAAGAGCCAAGGGCTTGCCGTCTATTGCTCTTGTCTTGAAGAGAATGGACATCCGGGCGTTCTGATCGTTGTTCGATTGAAGAAGCAGGCTGACGATGCAGCCGAAACGATAAACCAACTGGCAGGAAAGCCGATTGCGCTTGCTCGTCACTCAGACACCTCGGTCACCCCGGAGCAAGTTGAGCAGTCACCTGTCATCATCATCACCCACAAGGCATATGAGAATGGTCTCGATGCCGTAGCAAGAGGAGAACCAGAACAATCAGCATGGTCTCAGTTCCACAAATTCCAAAACGGACAAAGGCGGCTCGTTGTCATCGACGAAGCCCTCGATCTGCTTCAGGAATCCAAAGTCACCCTCGAACAGGCTAAGTACCTCCATGCGTCTCTATCCTCAAAGCACAGCGCTGAAGAGGCACCCGCACTGGATACCCTGAGCCGTTTTGTCTGTGCCTATGAGGCTCTGACAGAAAGGAACAAGGACGGTCGGGAGATGGTTGTTGATCGGGACGCCCTGAAGGATTTCGAGCCAACAAGCCTTACCATTCTGCGTCAATCATTGAAGTCCAAGCGCCTTGATAAGGCAATGTTGGGACGGGATGACAAGACAGAGAATAGAAGGCTCATTGGTCACTATTCCGAAGTCCTCAGATCGATCCAAGCGATCATCGCCTCATGGAAGATCTACGGCACCAAAGGAGAACATTACTGGCTCTCAACGGCAAAGCTGATCCTCCCTGAAGAAGAAGCTTGTGGTGCAGTCATCCTTGACGCAACGGCGAACGAGAATGTTCTCTACAGCCTCCTGCCAGACAAGGTTGACGCTCCCGTGCAACTGCCTTCGAACGCCCGTTCCTATCAGAATGTGACCCTCCATATATCCAAAGGCCACCGACTGGGGAAAGGGTATCTCGAAGACAACGCAAAGGCGGAAGTCGCCAAGCTCATGGAGAACCTCAAAGAGCAAGGCTTGACGGCTAGGAAAGTCCTGATCTGTTGCCACAAGTCAGTGGAACCAGTCGTCGTGCTCTATCAGGAACACTTCGAGTCACTGGCAACGGCGCACTGGGGCGCTATCGATGGGCGCAATGACTGGTCCAGCTATGACTGCGTGGTCATCTTCGGCTTGCCATATCGTGACGACTTCTTCTCAGCCAATCTGTTCTTTGCCGCTCAAGGACCACAGTCCACTGAGTGGTTGCGACAGGAAGAAGAGAGGAAGTGGAGACATTTCAAGGACGTTCGGCAAGCGATCAAGGTAAGCAACCTGACAACCTCGGTCATTCAGGCGATCAATCGGGTTCGCTGTCGTCGGGTGATTGACGATCAAGGCAACTGTGCGCCAACAGATGTCTACATGCTCCTGCCTTCCGACAAAACAGGCACTGAGCTACTCAGCGATATCAAAGACCACATGCCGGGCATCGTTGAGACCACTTGGCAACTGAAAGCGGCTAAACGTGCACCCAAGACCTCGAACCACCTTGAAGCCTTCTTGACCTACCTTGCGAATATGCCAGTGGGAAAGAAAAGTTTCACGGATATTAAGAGGCACATTGGGTTCACACGGTCAGCGTCAGACTTCATCAAGCGGAAGCTGAAGACACCCTCAGATGACCTCTTGGAATACCTCAAGGTCCATCAGGTGACCTACGAGACCACAGGGTCAAGGAAAGGTGCTCAGACTTGGTTCGAGAAGGCCCCAGCCTGA
- a CDS encoding recombinase family protein, translated as MTTVLYARVSTADQTLDHQITQAEQAGFQFDEVVSDHGVSGVSTKLSERPEGKRLFDMLRHGDTLVVRWVDRLGRNYDDVTDTMRLLLRKGVVIKTVINRMTFDGSTDDPMQGAVRDALIAFMAAMAQAETETRKAAQKAGIEAAKQKADKYRGRKPTYSREQFKLVQDMLAGSSTISEISKSTGLSRQTIYRIKDKPEASEKALTMWGK; from the coding sequence ATGACCACCGTCCTTTATGCTCGCGTATCAACCGCCGACCAGACCCTCGACCATCAGATCACCCAAGCAGAACAAGCTGGCTTCCAGTTCGATGAAGTGGTGTCAGATCATGGAGTCTCAGGCGTCTCAACGAAGCTCTCTGAGCGCCCTGAAGGAAAGCGACTGTTCGACATGCTCCGACATGGGGACACGCTTGTGGTGCGCTGGGTGGACCGTCTGGGGCGCAACTATGATGATGTGACAGACACCATGCGCCTGTTGTTGAGGAAGGGTGTCGTCATCAAGACCGTGATCAACCGGATGACCTTTGACGGTTCGACAGATGACCCGATGCAAGGAGCGGTGCGGGATGCCCTGATCGCCTTCATGGCCGCAATGGCCCAAGCTGAAACAGAGACAAGGAAGGCAGCACAGAAGGCAGGGATCGAAGCCGCCAAGCAGAAGGCTGACAAGTACAGGGGCAGAAAGCCCACTTACAGCCGTGAGCAGTTCAAGCTGGTTCAGGATATGCTGGCAGGGTCTTCGACCATCTCCGAGATCTCCAAGAGCACCGGCCTATCACGGCAGACGATCTATCGGATCAAAGACAAGCCCGAAGCATCCGAGAAGGCCCTGACCATGTGGGGCAAGTGA
- a CDS encoding AAA family ATPase, giving the protein MQVRSLEVSGLRSIQHVSLTFEDVTVLIGGNNAGKSTLLHALRLFFDAAPKVTVDDFYRREAEKIEITVIFDKLTDSEVQEFGTAVENGQLSITRTLSNDRDSNLTYSVRAKTFPEFRAVRTETNKTKRRTLYNSLADKVEGLQRAGNADEADAQMLAWEMGNPDKLESEVVRGFFGAANIANGKLRKKTNVHFIPAVANVSDETSDAKRSPIIGLLADIAKQTYENRQEVNKFIEDTQVGFGELVAPEKFPQLGAISENLTRTIQRYYSDSRLLADWAMDDGVRFSFPQPIIKIEDSGFLTGLEYVGHGLQRAALFSVIEFLAQSGTEVAEAEFVEPQSDIILLIEEPEIYQHPHKQKLVSDAFRRVCYEFNRSTGIRFQVVFATHSEKFVDIENFHTARIVRKESTDEGALHSVSALTIRKCSEYFADLVGKPPMPDHAFLAKLHIFSREVCEGFFAQKIILVEGVTDKAILEGVYRSMGRDNISEGIVIISVDGKTKMDKPFYIFNKLGIPTYAVFDSDASTKGKKARTSTNKLLQKIAEAKEPVDFPCGSFERFAAFEMNLEAYTKQICGDEFDKTFQSVADDLEMDISDVCKTPQAVCKVVDGLREQGTAFPLFEEIVGHVDGLTVCR; this is encoded by the coding sequence ATGCAAGTCCGATCATTGGAAGTTTCAGGTCTCCGGTCAATACAACATGTCAGTTTAACATTCGAAGATGTGACCGTCTTAATTGGAGGCAATAATGCGGGGAAGTCTACGCTACTCCATGCTCTTCGCCTATTTTTTGATGCAGCTCCCAAAGTAACCGTAGACGATTTTTATAGGAGAGAAGCAGAAAAAATCGAAATTACAGTCATTTTCGATAAGCTTACGGATAGTGAAGTTCAGGAATTTGGTACCGCAGTCGAAAATGGGCAGTTATCAATTACCAGAACTCTTTCCAATGATAGAGATAGTAATCTAACGTACAGTGTCAGAGCTAAAACTTTTCCAGAATTTAGAGCTGTTCGAACAGAAACGAATAAAACGAAGAGACGAACATTGTACAATTCTTTGGCTGATAAAGTCGAGGGACTTCAGCGAGCAGGCAATGCGGACGAGGCAGATGCTCAAATGTTGGCGTGGGAGATGGGAAATCCAGACAAACTCGAGTCGGAAGTTGTTCGAGGTTTCTTTGGTGCTGCTAACATTGCAAATGGAAAGCTACGGAAAAAGACTAATGTTCATTTTATTCCAGCAGTTGCGAATGTTTCTGATGAAACATCGGACGCAAAGCGGAGTCCTATAATCGGCTTGTTAGCGGATATTGCGAAACAGACGTATGAGAACCGACAAGAGGTCAATAAGTTCATAGAGGACACACAAGTTGGATTTGGTGAACTAGTTGCTCCGGAGAAGTTTCCTCAACTGGGAGCAATCAGTGAAAACTTAACACGCACAATACAGCGCTATTACAGCGACTCTAGGCTCCTCGCAGATTGGGCCATGGATGATGGCGTAAGGTTTAGCTTCCCTCAGCCGATCATCAAAATTGAGGATAGTGGATTTCTTACCGGGTTGGAATATGTAGGCCACGGGTTGCAACGAGCTGCTCTTTTTTCTGTTATCGAGTTCTTGGCACAAAGTGGCACAGAGGTTGCGGAAGCTGAGTTCGTTGAACCTCAAAGTGATATCATTCTCCTCATAGAAGAGCCTGAAATTTATCAGCATCCGCATAAGCAGAAACTCGTGAGTGATGCGTTTCGTCGTGTTTGCTACGAGTTCAACAGATCGACAGGGATTCGATTTCAAGTAGTTTTTGCAACGCACTCAGAGAAATTTGTCGATATTGAAAATTTCCATACCGCTAGGATCGTTCGGAAAGAAAGCACGGATGAAGGTGCTTTACATAGCGTATCGGCTCTTACAATCCGAAAATGCTCGGAGTACTTCGCTGATCTAGTCGGCAAACCGCCAATGCCTGACCATGCTTTTCTAGCAAAGCTACACATATTCTCGAGAGAAGTTTGTGAAGGCTTTTTTGCGCAAAAAATCATTCTAGTAGAAGGAGTTACAGACAAGGCGATCTTAGAAGGGGTTTATCGTTCGATGGGGAGAGATAACATTTCAGAGGGCATTGTTATTATCTCGGTAGATGGAAAGACGAAGATGGACAAACCATTCTACATCTTCAACAAGTTGGGTATCCCCACATATGCAGTGTTTGATTCTGATGCGAGCACTAAAGGTAAAAAGGCAAGGACTTCGACCAACAAATTGCTTCAGAAAATAGCAGAAGCGAAAGAACCTGTCGATTTTCCCTGTGGCAGTTTTGAGAGGTTTGCTGCTTTTGAAATGAACCTTGAAGCCTATACAAAACAGATCTGTGGGGATGAGTTTGACAAAACATTCCAAAGCGTAGCAGATGATTTGGAGATGGACATATCTGATGTTTGCAAAACGCCCCAAGCAGTATGCAAAGTCGTTGATGGCTTACGCGAACAAGGTACAGCTTTTCCTCTGTTCGAAGAAATTGTTGGTCATGTCGATGGCTTAACCGTGTGTCGATAA